A genomic segment from Montipora foliosa isolate CH-2021 chromosome 9, ASM3666993v2, whole genome shotgun sequence encodes:
- the LOC137970804 gene encoding Golgi apparatus membrane protein TVP23 homolog B-like isoform X2 translates to MADTEHLDATEDVALNFGDEDEIFRRRKKFRNPAVTVFHLLFRVAAIIAYLLCGWLSDSFITNFVVIVLLLSCDFWTVKNVTGRLLVGLRWWNYVDEDGNSHWVFESKKNDKNVSSAESRVFWLGLVICPLVWMFFLVAALFSLKFKWLLVVAVGLSLNMANLVGYVRCKKDAGKKITTFAGNFLGRQLLNQAMGTAGTQQQS, encoded by the exons gaACATTTGGATGCAACTGAAGATGTAGCGTTAAATTTTGGAGACGAGGATGAAATTTTCAGGAGAAGAAAGAAATTTAG AAATCCAGCTGTAACAGTGTTTCATCTTCTCTTCCGAGTGGCAGCCATTATTGCTTACCTCCTGTGTGGCTGGTTGAGTGATAGCTTCATCACAAACTTTGTTGTTATCGTGTTGTTGTTATCATGTGACTTTTGGACTGTCAAAAATGTAACTGGTCGATTATTAGTTGGACTTAGATGGTGGAATTACGTTGATGAAGATGGGAACAGCCATTGGGTGTTCGAGTCAAAAAAG AATGACAAGAATGTGTCTAGTGCTGAATCCCGTGTCTTCTGGTTGGGCCTGGTCATCTGTCCCCTTGTCTGGATGTTCTTTTTAGTGGCTGCATTATTTTCACTCAAGTTTAAGTGGCTA CTTGTTGTTGCTGTTGGTCTTTCCTTGAATATGGCAAACCTGGTTGGTTATGTCCGTTGCAAAAAGGATGCTGGAAAAAAGATCACAACTTTTGCTGGGAACTTTTTAGGAAGACAACTCCTTAATCAG GCCATGGGCACAGCAGGCACCCAGCAGCAGTCGTGA
- the LOC137970804 gene encoding Golgi apparatus membrane protein TVP23 homolog B-like isoform X1, producing MADTEHLDATEDVALNFGDEDEIFRRRKKFRNPAVTVFHLLFRVAAIIAYLLCGWLSDSFITNFVVIVLLLSCDFWTVKNVTGRLLVGLRWWNYVDEDGNSHWVFESKKNDKNVSSAESRVFWLGLVICPLVWMFFLVAALFSLKFKWLLVVAVGLSLNMANLVGYVRCKKDAGKKITTFAGNFLGRQLLNQQVNPTPRRQLPGRFYVQTPSNSLPQVLPWAQQAPSSSRELPNI from the exons gaACATTTGGATGCAACTGAAGATGTAGCGTTAAATTTTGGAGACGAGGATGAAATTTTCAGGAGAAGAAAGAAATTTAG AAATCCAGCTGTAACAGTGTTTCATCTTCTCTTCCGAGTGGCAGCCATTATTGCTTACCTCCTGTGTGGCTGGTTGAGTGATAGCTTCATCACAAACTTTGTTGTTATCGTGTTGTTGTTATCATGTGACTTTTGGACTGTCAAAAATGTAACTGGTCGATTATTAGTTGGACTTAGATGGTGGAATTACGTTGATGAAGATGGGAACAGCCATTGGGTGTTCGAGTCAAAAAAG AATGACAAGAATGTGTCTAGTGCTGAATCCCGTGTCTTCTGGTTGGGCCTGGTCATCTGTCCCCTTGTCTGGATGTTCTTTTTAGTGGCTGCATTATTTTCACTCAAGTTTAAGTGGCTA CTTGTTGTTGCTGTTGGTCTTTCCTTGAATATGGCAAACCTGGTTGGTTATGTCCGTTGCAAAAAGGATGCTGGAAAAAAGATCACAACTTTTGCTGGGAACTTTTTAGGAAGACAACTCCTTAATCAG CAGGTGAATCCTACTCCTCGCCGTCAACTTCCTGGGCGGTTCTATGTTCAGACACCTTCTAATTCTCTTCCTCAAGTATT GCCATGGGCACAGCAGGCACCCAGCAGCAGTCGTGAACTacctaacatttaa